A region of the Haemophilus parainfluenzae genome:
TTCTACACGAGCAAGGATAACACCTTCAGCTGCAACACGACCTGCTTTTTTAGCTGCTTTAGCTTGACCAGATTTACGCATGTTGTCGATTGCTAACTCGATATCACCGTTTGCTTCAACTAATGCTTTTTTACATTCCATCATACCGGCACCGGTACGTTCACGAAGTTCTTTTACTAATGATGCTGTGATTTCAGCCATTTTAAAAATCCTCTGTCGAAAGTACGATTTATTTTGACCGCACTTTTAGATAAAAATATAGGGGCTAAACTTTAGCCCCTATGCCAATTAATCGTTTGATTATTAAGGGCTTCGCCTTACTGCAAAACTTAAATTATTCTGCGTCAGCTGCTAATTCTTCAACAACTTGAGCTTCGTTACCACGACCTTCTTTAACTGCCGCTGCAGCTGCAGAAACGTAAAGTTGGATAGCACGAGTCGCATCATCGTTACCAGGGATAACGAAATCTACGCCAGCTGGAGTTGAGTTAGTATCAACGATAGCAAATACAGGAATACCTAGGTTGTTTGCTTCTTTAACCGCGATATGTTCGTGGTCTGCACCGATAACGAATAACGCATCTGGTAAGCCGCCCATATCTTTGATACCGCCAAGGCTTAATTCAAGTTTTTCCATCTCACGGGTACGCATTAACGCTTCTTTTTTGGTTAATTTGTCAAAAGTACCGTCTTGAGATTGAGTTTCTAAATCTTTTAAACGTTTAATTGATTGACGAACGGTTTTCCAGTTAGTCAACATACCACCTAACCAACGGTGGTTTACGTAATATTGTTGACAGTCTAATGCTGCAGCTTGTACTGCTTCTTGAGCCGCACGTTTAGTACCAACGAATAATACTTTACCGTTGTTGCTAGCAATACGGGTTAATTCCGCTAAAGCTTCGTTGAATAAAGGTAAAGTTTTTTCTAAGTTGATGATATGAACACCGTTACGAGCACCAAAAATGAAAGGTTTCATTTGTGGATTCCAGTAACGAGTTTGGTGTCCGAAGTGTACGCCCGCGTTGATCATGTCGCGCATTGAAACTTGTGCCATAATATTTTCCTTTTGTTGGGGTTGAGCCTCCACATATCAGCTAATCGACCGTTTGGCACCCCGATTAAGCCTTAATGATATGTGTGTGTTGTTAATAATTAAAAACGCTGCTTTTGAAACCCAAAAACAGCGGTGCGATTTATACCATAAAGTGCGGTCAAAAACCAGTTTATTTTGTTAAATTCATCACTTTTCTTGCTTTAATAAACAATAAAGGGGGACGATGCCGCAAATCTTTAAATTCATCATGCCATTGTGGCTGCTCGGCTAACATTGGTTCAGCCATTTGTTCAATTTGAAAGCCCTCAGCAATTAAATCATTAATAATCGTTGCTGTCGTGCGGTGATACGTTTTAAAAGGTTGTTGAAACCAATTTCGCTCTCTTAACCCTTCATCACGGTAATGATTTAAACGATAAGCGACTTGCTGTTTTTTCTCATTTTTTTCCCAGCGCTCCCCTTCTTTATGGCAAGTTGTAATCGGATGCTCTTGGGAAAAAACTAATGTGCCATTAGGCTTAAGCTTGTTGCCTATCATCGCTAATAAAGCGGGAAAATCTTCAATATAATGAAAAGCAAAAGAGCTGGTAATGACATCAAAATCACTTTCTGGCAATTCCGTTAATTTTTCCATCGGTAACTGATATAACGAAAAACATCCTGAAAATTGACCGCACTTTTGCAGATCTTGTTCAGCTTGCTCTAGCATTTTAGCTGAAAGATCTGTTCCCACTACGCTCTTCGCATTGTTTTCTAAATAGAGTTGTAAGTGTCCACCCGTTCCACAACCTAGATCGAGTAATTTTTTTCCTTGTAAATCAGGTAACAGGGAAAGCATAGTCGGCTTTTCCACTATTTCATTGAGACTGATTGGGTTAGATCGAAGTTTTTGATAAAGTGCAAAGAAATTTTCTTTATCATAAACGCTCGTTTTGTTACTCATCTCGTTTCCTATGTAAAATTAAAAAGGGCGTATTCGATATGCCCCTACAATATTAACGCAAAAACTTATCCTGCGAAACTTGCAAACCATCCTAAGTTTGCGCCTACTTGTGCCACAATATTTAACACACCGAATAAGATCACAAAGCCAATCATAAAATTACCGCCATATACTTTATAAGTTGCATTTGGAAATTTTTGGCGACTGGCTTTAGCAAGTAGTGCTGGCACGATTGCTGCCCAAATGGTTGCAGCTAATCCAGCATAACCAATGGCAATCACGAAGCCATAAGGGAATTGTAAACTTAACAATAGCG
Encoded here:
- the rpsB gene encoding 30S ribosomal protein S2 — protein: MAQVSMRDMINAGVHFGHQTRYWNPQMKPFIFGARNGVHIINLEKTLPLFNEALAELTRIASNNGKVLFVGTKRAAQEAVQAAALDCQQYYVNHRWLGGMLTNWKTVRQSIKRLKDLETQSQDGTFDKLTKKEALMRTREMEKLELSLGGIKDMGGLPDALFVIGADHEHIAVKEANNLGIPVFAIVDTNSTPAGVDFVIPGNDDATRAIQLYVSAAAAAVKEGRGNEAQVVEELAADAE
- a CDS encoding class I SAM-dependent methyltransferase — protein: MSNKTSVYDKENFFALYQKLRSNPISLNEIVEKPTMLSLLPDLQGKKLLDLGCGTGGHLQLYLENNAKSVVGTDLSAKMLEQAEQDLQKCGQFSGCFSLYQLPMEKLTELPESDFDVITSSFAFHYIEDFPALLAMIGNKLKPNGTLVFSQEHPITTCHKEGERWEKNEKKQQVAYRLNHYRDEGLRERNWFQQPFKTYHRTTATIINDLIAEGFQIEQMAEPMLAEQPQWHDEFKDLRHRPPLLFIKARKVMNLTK